One Spinacia oleracea cultivar Varoflay chromosome 4, BTI_SOV_V1, whole genome shotgun sequence DNA segment encodes these proteins:
- the LOC110786479 gene encoding uncharacterized protein, giving the protein MYDFIHIDEKWFYLTQKSQRVYLANNEPFPHRKGKSRTKIPKFMFMAAVARPRWGQDWQCEWDEKLGIFSFTDAVAARRTSKNRVQGTIETKPIKSVNQIATRAMLINYLIPAIKEKWPPHEGEKVIYIIQDNAKAHILQNDQEWQQHYKQDGFTLILTQQPANSPDCNIFDLEFFRSIQSLMHKKMPKTVEDLSGDVTEAYNELHAKTLSNVWMSLQYVGNEILKHKGDNNYQLPHNKKKILEDEGNLPEQVKAPRWAVNECKQLVDEWRANQ; this is encoded by the coding sequence ATGTATGATTTCATTCACATCGATGAGAAATGGTTCTATCTTACACAAAAAAGTCAAAGAGTTTATTTAGCAAACAATGAACCATTTCCACACAGGAAGGGAAAATCAAGAACTAAGATTCCAAAGTTCATGTTCATGGCAGCAGTAGCAAGGCCAAGGTGGGGACAAGATTGGCAGTGTGAGTGGGATGAGAAACTTGGTATATTTTCATTCACGGATGCAGTGGCAGCAAGGAGAACATCCAAAAACAGAGTGCAGGGGACAATTGAGACTAAACCAATCAAGTCAGTGAATCAGATTGCAACTAGGGCCATGCTAATCAACTACCTAATCCCAGCAATTAAAGAGAAATGGCCACCACATGAGGGGGAAAAGGTGATATACATCATTCAAGACAATGCAAAGgcacacattttgcaaaatgatCAAGAATGGCAGCAACATTACAAGCAAGATGGCTTTACATTGATATTGACTCAGCAGCcagcaaacagtccagattgTAACATATTTGACTTGGAGTTCTTTAGGTCAATTCAATCACTAATGCACAAAAAGATGCCTAAAACAGTTGAAGATTTAAGTGGTGATGTGACTGAGGCATATAATGAACTGCATGCAAAGACTTTATCTAATGTGTGGATGTCACTTCAATATGTTGGAAATGAAATTTTGAAACACAAGGGGGACAACAACTACCAACTCCCACACAACaagaaaaagattttagaagatgAGGGGAATCTGCCAGAACAAGTTAAGGCCCCAAGGTGGGCCGTGAATGAATGCAAACAACTTGTTGATGAATGGAGAGCAAATCAGTGA